The region CCAAGGCCGCTACTAATTCTGGTGTAGTTCTACGGCGTTTGGGGAGACaccaatggcgatgatggtCCTCCACTTATCGGTGAGGTATCCGACTCGCTTGGCAGAGCATGCTACGGTAGCGCTGTCAACGGTAATGAGGCccacgacgacaacgacgtGCTCTATATCGCATTCACCGGTTCTGATGCCGTGCCGGGAGCCAATGGGGCCAAGTGGAATGCCAAGAGCTTCACTGAATTTGAGTCATCCTTGGAATCCCTTGGTAACAAGCTCGTTCAGCGAATTGGCAGCACTagtggtggcggcggcggcagcaaccctcctcctcccccaaCTTGCTCATGGACTGGTCATTGTTTGGGGGCCAAGTGCTCCTCTGATGGTGATTGCGATGGCGATCTTGTTTGCAAGTCAAAGAAGTGCTCCAACGTTTGACATCACGACAATCACCAGTATATATTGCAAACTCTTGACGATTTCATTCGCTGTTAGGTACCTGTGTACATAACCTCTCTTTCTTAAGAGCTTCACAAGCTCTCTTTATATATTTGCTTGCAAAATGTCTGATTTCTTATACTCAAACTTGAAAATGTGTTGTAGATTCATTTCCATACCCTTAACTTGCTTTGTGCTGAGAAATACAATACCCACACTTGCAAAAGCTTGTATAAGATCACACACCCATACACATCACAGCCACAATCAGCTTCTGAGGTCCAGCTGGCCGGGATCGTCTGCCTTACTTGTGAAAGCGCTCGCATATGGAACTGCCCTTGGACATTTCCCTGAGACGAGACCTTCCCTGCCAGACCATGCTACATAGCCAAACAGGGGGGCCAGCGATCCCGTGGCTAGGAACAGCCTTCTCTCAGTGGACCAGACCCAAGCCAAACGACGTAGCATGAgggctggggttggtggcttttggGATAATTTGGGAGACCCTTCAGGTATTGCGGAGTACCAGACACCAAATGGATCAAGCAAGACACTAGACTAGTTACCATCCCGTGTCGGTCGGAAGAGTGGTCACGAAACGCCCCGGGTTTGTGGCTGGAATTATTGCTTTCCGATCAGGATCCAACACAGGCAACCGGTCAATCCGGGCCGATGCTTGGGCCTTGTCCAAAAACAAGTGATTGGGGTCTTGATAACATCTGACCAGCGGATGCTGCGAGTCTCTAAACATACAAATAATCATTCGGCCATGTGAATTCAGCTGCAGCTCCGATCATCGACTCGTCCCAACAACGGCACACTTTCCGATTTTCGAAGCATTGAGTGTTGTAGTTTTTGACCAAATGGCGCCGTCTCAATCTCATCAGCATGGCGCGCTGGCCGACATGACAAGTGCGCAAGCCAAGGGGTTCTCATGGCTGTCAAATGCAGGAATTGTCAAGCTCAACCTGATGCTATTGCTTTTTCAGGTTTCTAGTTACGCGACAGGATATGACGGCTCAATGATGAATGGGCTTCAGTCCTTAGATAACTGGAAGGACTATTTCAATGACCCTAGCGCATCGCAACTTGGCCTGTGAGTATTGTCTTGGGCTACGAGTCAGAAAGTTCGACTATGCTAACAATACACAGACTAAATGCTATTCAGAATGTCGGCCAACTGGTTGCGCTTCCATTTTGCGCCATAAGCTGCGACAAATTTGGCCGTCGTCCCGTGCTGGTGGCCAGTGCCGTCCTTTTGCTCCTCGGAGTTGTgcttcaagctgctgcacAAAATACCGGAATGTTCATTGCAGCAAGAGGAATAATTGGTCTCGGGTTGGCCTTCAATATCACTGCGGCACCTCTCCTTCTACTGGAACTTGCATatccccagcaacaaggccCAGTCGTTGGCATTTATAATAGTTTGTGGAATTTGGGTGCACTTAGCGCAGCCTGGGTTACTTTTGGAACGTTCCGAATCGGCAACACCTGGTCTTGGCGAGTCCCTTCACTGCTACAAGGCGCGTCCAGCGTCTTGCAGATTTGTCTCTGTTGGCTGGTTGATGAGTCTCCCCGTTGGCTCATCTCGCAAGAACGAGATGACGAGGCAAGAAAGCTCATCACAAAGTATCATGCAAATGGCGACGATGCTCACCCAATAGTTGCCttggaaatggaagaaaTCCGAGTTGCTTTGCGCCTTGAGGCTGAATATAACAAGACCACCTCGTATCTATCTTTTTTTAAGACCAAGGGTAATCGACGGCGATTCTTCATCATTCTTTCAGTCGGCTTCTTCTCGCAGTGGAGCGGCAATGGACTTATTTCTTATTACCTAACTTTGATTCTCAACTCCATCGGCTACACATCTGAGGATACCCAGACTCTTATAAATGCCTTACTAACGGTTTGGAGCATGGTTTGGAGTCTATTCTTTTCGGCTGTCATCAACAAGTTCGGCAGGCGCACCATGTTTCTCGCGTCAACGGCTGGTTGTCTTGTTGTATACATTGTTTGGACGGCGCTTGAGGCCACTTACGAAAAGCAGACGGCCCTGGATGGTGAAGGTGGTGGTCCTTACGCAAAAGCTGTCCTTGCCATGATTTTCCTGTTCAACTTCGCATACAGCATAGGCTGGACACCTTTGCAGGTCGCCTATGTTATTGAAATCCTGCCGTTCAACCTTCGTGCCAGGGGACTTGTCCTATACAACCTAtttgtggctttggcacTCATCTTTAATCAGTATGTGAATCCTATTGGTGTGGAAAACTCCGGATGGAAGTACTACATCATGTACGACGTTTGGCTAGCGTTTGAGCTCCTTGTCGtgtattttctttttgttgagACTGGCTCACTTAGTTTGGAAGAAACGGCAGCGGTTCTCGATGGAGAGGACTACGGAAAGAGGCTGGAAGCCGAAACGGTTCACAATGCGGAGAAATCGGATGCTTTGGTGTACCAGATTACCAATGAAGCAGCAGACAAGAAGGGAGATGCCGTTGCTTGAACACCTTGCGCCGTATGTCTTGAATTGTGAGATACAGATAGCACAGAATTTGAGCAGTTTAACATTGTCTTCTCTTGCTTGTTGCACACACATAGGTGTTCGCTCTTTTGAATATATAAAGTCAACTAACACCATAAAATAGGCACGGTACGGAGAAGTGCTCTCACGTCTAAACCAAGGCAATACACAGTAGCATGGGATGCCAGATTCCCCTCACAGTTAGCATTATTACTATCTATGTTCGTGTACAGGGTCCTCTAGCCAAAGTTCTTGCCGTCCGATTTATGCGAAGAATGATGCAAATGTATCTACAATGTGTTTTCTATTATTCCAACGCACTTTACAATCCTGCATGAGCCACCAGCGCAGCGCCCAAACTAGATCCATCTCTTGTCAAACGAAATCGAACCCTTGCTTCGCCAGCCAGACCAATATCTGGTACATCTCGTAGTGCTTCTCGGATTTCTGCTTCAAAAGTCGGATAAAACTCGAACAGGGACCCATCGACGCCGATGACAATCATCTCATTCTCGGGAACAAGTGAGTCAGTCCTATTCGATGAGGAATAAGAAAACACTTCTTCTACGTCTCTTGGCCAACATAGTAGAATCTTGGCATAAGACATCAGTGATGATATGAAGCCTCTGCTTCGCTTGTGTCCTAATTCATTGGCCCTGAACAAGATATCCGACGGTTTTGTGATGTTACGCAGTCTGCCTGACTGGATAATGAGcgcagcaatggcagccccAGACAGGCGAGCGGCGCGTCGTACTATGGCCTTCGTCAAAGAACGAACCATGTGGGCATCAGCTTGGCTCACGCCTTCCGCGTCTAGCGTTTGCTCAATGCATACAATGGAGGCTTGTAGGCTATCACTGCAATCATTTGCAAgcgaagaaagaaaaggtcCGCTTAAAGCATACGGTTTGTGTAATGTCGAGGAGCCTTCGAACGTGCATGTGAGAGCTCCATCTTCCGAGGCCTTCAATATAGCCAACCTTGTGAGTTCTGCCAGGTACATTCCGGAAACTCTCTTTTCGAAGAGTTGTTCATTGGGATTGGTGGATGTTTCGTCTAGAGTCTTATCATGTATTGTGCACGGCAACATTTCCGGGTGTTCGTCGTACCAACCTCCCCATTCCGAATTTATGACCATCACATCTTTGTCGTTTCCCCGACCTTGGTGAGCACCGCGCAACTTGGTAATGTTTTCTAACTTTTCAGTATATGCAGCATTTGTCCCTGTTCCGAATATTATTCCGGCAAGAGGCGACACACTTCCTCCGCAAGCATATGCCTCTGCTGCCAGAGTACTGACACTGTCACTTGTAAGTGCGACGGCAGTAACACGCAGCCCAAGCCTGTCGATGGCTTTTTGCAGCATACCACAGGGATCTTGGCCGATTGCGTCGGGAATATCCCAGCCCTTGTCCCACTGAAGCATTCTTCCCTCTGTGAGGGAAATGGTTTCGTAAGTGAAGCTAAAAGTGAACGCCAACTTGAGAGCCTTCTCATTCAAGGGACTGCTTCGTTCCCCCTTTTCACCAGTGCCATGGCCAGATGTTGAGTTGGTATCAAGGAATTGCTTAATTCTCGATGCAATAAAGTCGAAAAGTGGTTTGTGACTGGAGTTGACCATATGCTCCCGTGGTACGATATGTTTTGACTGCAGTATCTTGTATGTTGAATTCCCTTGAAGATCGACCAGGCAGATTCTGCAATTCGTCCCGCCGAGGTCAACAGCAAGAAACTGTCCAACCTCGGAGCCGGTTGGAAGCTTGGTGACAAATGATGGTATTTGTGTAGCACCATGGCATGCCAGCAGCTCATCTGTCTATTGTCAGCTTCCTATTAATCCGGTCATTGACCTTGTCTTTGCTCTGTGAGAAGCAACATCCTTGGAATTTAACCTACTCATGCGGGTGATAGAATGCTTTGCAAGAATGCTCACATCTTCAGAGCTCAAATCAAATGACCCGGCCATATCGTTGGTGACTGGTGGCATCATGTACACTCTTGATTCACGTCTTGGCGCCGCCCTAGCTGCCAACGTGTCAAACAATGTGCGAATGTCTCATTTCCAAAGCAACCTTGGCAACGTATCGTTCAGTGTTGAAGCACCAGAGCCCTCATGTAGTAAATGCAGCGTCGTatcatttttgtttttcttgtcaTTGCAAGCTTTGCTGCTCATCCCGTAATTCCCATACAAGTCGTTTGCATGACCGAAATCACCGGGTTGGTCCGGTCGAACCGGTATTGACCGGATTTTGCCGGAGATGAAACCCAACTCATGATCATTGGTGGCAAATTGGGTTCTTGAAGTGGATTCACTTATCCCAAATTGGTCATTGTCCAGGAAGAAAGTCGACTGTGAGCAACCCACTTCTCAAATGATAGGGGTCTACCATCAAGATTGGCATGATCATGCCTACTGGGTGCTTTCGTGTGGCTGAATCGTGGAGCAAAGTACCTGCATGTTTTGGGGTAGATCGCCGTCTCCAAGTTCTTCAGGCATATCTCTCACGTGGTCGTGAGCTTCCCGGCTTATGCCCCCCgcaaacaagtcaagtcggTTTTAATGTTCCCATGCAATTCTAATGTCTGACTGACCCACCAACCCTCATAAACGCTCTTCACATCGTTGAAACCATTTCAGGATACAAGCAAGGCACTCGATGAAAGCACTTCGATATCCGAGAGCTTCCGTCACTCACGTCGATCCTAGACACATTTCAAAAAATGGAGGACGAATCTTCGGAGCCAAAAGCTCGCAAAGCCTGCAGTCTGTCATGTTCAGTTCTTGCCTTGGTGTTGGTTCCACGCCCCGCTAACAGTCCGTAGTTAACTGTCGTAGACAGAAGATGAAATGCAGGATGGACACAGGTAACACTTGTCGCAGATGTCAACGCGCTGGACTGCCTTGTATTTTCGTGCCGCGTGCCAATGCGTCCGCGTTGATGGTTCCGGCTTCTCTCCCGCTCGGGGAATTACAATCGTCAGATGTAACGAGAGATTTGCTCCAAAGAGTCAAAGCTATTGAGGACCATTTGGGGTTAAGCAGTGTTCCAAAGCAAGTAAGCCAGGAGCCCAAGGTTGGAGAAATTGTAGAGCCGTGGTATGACGATGAACCCCTGGATAAGCTCTGGGAGGCGTCTGCAGTGTTGGAAAGATGTGTTCCTGGACCACGAGATGGTCCGCATTGGCGAAGAAGCAATATAAGGCACCTCTGGAAAACGTAAGAACAGCCCATAGCCACCAGACTACGTTGTAATTTTGGTTAACAATGACAGATTTCACGACAAGATGCCTGGACTTCACTTTttgccaagcaagcaaaaatTTTCTTCTCCCGGGCCGATTCTTCTTGCTGCTATGCTTTACTGCTCAAGTGTCCGTGGTGCTCCAGAGCACGCAGCTATTGCACCTGGATACTTCACAATCTTATGCTGTGCTATCTCGCAACTTAGCATACCTTGTAGTGAGATTGGCCTGCCTCTCACAAGCCTGGAGGGGGCCGAAGAGTATGCATTCCAGGTGGTGCTTGGGCTCGTTCTTGCTGGACTTTTGAATGAAGGCAACATTCGCGAAACGGGGATATGGATATCCATCGCATACAGGCTAGTACTGGAGCACTGCCCTCCCCAGGTTGATGAGAGATACTGTGACTGGCGGAGATTATTCAACGGCGTGCAGATAGTCGACTTGGAGCATGCGTCACTCCATCTGTCTTCACCAGTCATCCCAATAGAGCCGCCTCTCGCTGTGTTGCAGGTTTCACACAGAGATCAGCTGTACCGCCTCTCCCGCATGATGCACACTGGCTTGTCGCATTTCTCCGGGCGCGGCTTGCCAACGATATGGTCTTGTTTTTCCGGCGATGTTACCGACGCTACGTCTTCGCCTGACCCATTCAGCCctgttgatgctgccgtcATCCGCGACTGGGCCAGAAATCTGGATGATTGGTTGGTTGAATTTACGAAGACTGGTGATGACTTGGATTCACAGAGAAAAACTGTCTTTCGACAGTATGTCCTTCATCGATTAGTCGTTTTGTCAATCTATCACCCTGCCAAGGGCTGCAACCTGCGTTCGAGTAGCATCTCACTGAATGAACAACATGAATTACTAGTTTCGGCCCGGGCTACTCTGAAGCTACACTACAATGACAAGTCTATATGGTCAAACTGGGACTTGGTGATTATATCTTGGGCTGCTTTAATTGTCAtccatggcattgaggcAGGTGTTGGCGAGTCAGATGGTGAGTTGTTTCACCGTGCTGTACAATGAGAACCTTCATGTCTAACGATCTACCAGATTTGCGAAACATTCGGGTTCATTTGGACATGCTTCAGGACACCAATGAGCCGATCCCAAACCTGCGTACAAAGCTGGCGGCTATTTTAGAGCAGAACATACAGAGACTGCACACGCCAAGCCCTTCTGCAACGAACCATATGCCAATGCAACCGTTGAATTCCGGCATGAACCTTGATTATTCCTGGCAGATCTTTGACCAAGCAATCATGTCCGAAGTCATGGATCCGTTTTGGCTCAGGACAGCGGAGATACAGCACAATATTCAATGATGTTACGCTAGTTTTGTTTATAGCATAATGCGCGCTACCCCGGACGAGTAGCTAGTACGAGGGTGTCACTAATATTGGAACAATTACTAAAGCATCGTTATTttcctccaaaaccaccTTCTCAATCTACTTGCTTATAGTCATGAAGCCAAATacagcaccagcacctccTAATATTAAGAGGGTGACGACGCTGGCGCCCACTTTGTCTCCTACCGTAACTGGATGGACATTTAGTTGGAAGTCGTCGGCTCCAGACCCCGCGTTCGCATTTCCTTTGGATATTCCTCCAGACTCTGCCGTTGCCGGCGCCTTGGCTGCGACATGGGCGAGTTGAGAAGACACTGCTGCTAGCACGCTCATTTCCTGACCAGCGCCAGTTTGTCCATCATACTTGCCGCTAGCCCATTTGAATCCACATTGTCTACCATTAGTGCCACCAGTACATTGTTTAATGGCGGCTGTTGCGGATGTTTTGAGCACTGGGTTTATCGTCTGAGCAGTAAACGGCGCCAGCAGAGTAATATACGAATACCAGCGATGCAGAAAGCCCTTGTAGGTAATCATATCGGTGGTACAGGTACCTGCATTTTCGCACGCTATTTCGACAGCGATCCCATCTGGAAAGAAAGTTTTGAGGCCGTAATCTACAAGCTTCGTAACTCTATCCTCCCAAACCTGATCCTTGGTCTggcaaaatcatcaacaaaagTGCCCTTGAGGAGAGTGGGgtttcttgtccttgtttgCTTACTGCATTATACATATACGCTGCTCCTAGAGCGAATACGCCGTTATTGTAGGAAAATTCGGCCTTGTTGATATCCGTACAATTATCGTCGACGTTTGCTCCATCGTAAATAGCGTAGGTCTCATTATTTAGAAAGCCAACACTTTCCATCCAATTCCATGTTTTGTTAACCCAGTCAGAGAACGTGCTATTGCCAGTATACCGATACAGTCGCGCTCCCAGGTTTAAGAAGCAgccgttggcgatgcttGCCTTGTAGTTATAACCATTATTCGCGAATGGGATTTGCCACCGCAGACCACCTCCACACGTTTTATCATGCCTGTCCGGGCTTGCCTGAGTGTTAAAAACAGCTTGTGCAAGAGCAAGCCACTGGGGTTTGTCTGAGGGCGGGTTGGGGAAAATCATCTCGGCAGCGCTCATAGCAGACATTCCCCAAAAGCCCTGATCGTCGTTTCCTAAAGACGCAGTAACATTAGGCGGCATATATGCGTCATTCGGTCCAACCTGCCATTGCATGGCTTGCATAATATCATCATTATAACTTGGATCCCCCGTCCAAGCCCAGTAGTCAATAAGTGTCCCCCACATTGCCCCGGCTTCCCACCAGTAGTAAGGACCAGCAGGAGGCGGCCCAGGAAGGATTCCTGGTGTCTGGCCGGAAAGGTTTCCTTTATAGTACTGCATCAAGTCCCAAGCCAGCGTGCTGGCACTCTGTTTAATTTCATCTATGGGAAATGATGGTTAGAGGAGTTGTTACTGGATGTCAGGGCATTCTTTCAAAGGTGTTTTGCGGCTGAGGCAACTGGAAACATGGTCCAACCTTACCATTGGAATTGAGAGAGAATGGCGAGACGGCAACCGAGAAACCAGGCGCCATAGTTAATATGATGAGAAGAATGGATGAAGACAGTTGGCACTCCATATTGAGTTATGGCTGTGGTGCTTTTACTGAAAGCGAATTGTCATTGTTGTGACTTGTTTTACCGCCTCATTTGTAGAACATTGTGCTTTTCCCCCAGATGTTAAGGCATATGCACGTACTACAAGCTCAAAGGGTGTCTGTGGTTGGTAACAATGTGCGAGTACAGTCAAAGGTCAAAGAAAATTGCAAATAATATacagaacaagaaatgcGGATTGCATCAAAGCACTGCCCTAAGAGAACATTACAAAACAACATCTACCTTAAACTGGTTATTTATCTCTCATATCCAACATCAGTAGTAGATGGGTTGCGTAACTGGCAATTGTCGACATGAGCAGGCAGTCAAACACGAAGTGGATGGGCCGACTTATCCGGTTTCGGACTGGATCACGGCAAAGACGGCTGTCTCGCATTCTTTGTCTCCAGCTGCTACAACACGATGTGTCTAATAATATGGCTCATGAGGAAGGGTGGCTTGCCAGAGTGGCCATGCTGTCAGTTATTAGCGAAGTGGCCACATGCCGTTTCGTGGCCTCCAAA is a window of Pochonia chlamydosporia 170 chromosome 5, whole genome shotgun sequence DNA encoding:
- a CDS encoding sugar transporter (similar to Talaromyces marneffei ATCC 18224 XP_002147172.1) gives rise to the protein MAPSQSHQHGALADMTSAQAKGFSWLSNAGIVKLNLMLLLFQVSSYATGYDGSMMNGLQSLDNWKDYFNDPSASQLGLLNAIQNVGQLVALPFCAISCDKFGRRPVLVASAVLLLLGVVLQAAAQNTGMFIAARGIIGLGLAFNITAAPLLLLELAYPQQQGPVVGIYNSLWNLGALSAAWVTFGTFRIGNTWSWRVPSLLQGASSVLQICLCWLVDESPRWLISQERDDEARKLITKYHANGDDAHPIVALEMEEIRVALRLEAEYNKTTSYLSFFKTKGNRRRFFIILSVGFFSQWSGNGLISYYLTLILNSIGYTSEDTQTLINALLTVWSMVWSLFFSAVINKFGRRTMFLASTAGCLVVYIVWTALEATYEKQTALDGEGGGPYAKAVLAMIFLFNFAYSIGWTPLQVAYVIEILPFNLRARGLVLYNLFVALALIFNQYVNPIGVENSGWKYYIMYDVWLAFELLVVYFLFVETGSLSLEETAAVLDGEDYGKRLEAETVHNAEKSDALVYQITNEAADKKGDAVA
- a CDS encoding glucokinase (similar to Talaromyces marneffei ATCC 18224 XP_002146125.1), with protein sequence MPPVTNDMAGSFDLSSEDVSILAKHSITRMNELLACHGATQIPSFVTKLPTGSEVGQFLAVDLGGTNCRICLVDLQGNSTYKILQSKHIVPREHMVNSSHKPLFDFIASRIKQFLDTNSTSGHGTGEKGERSSPLNEKALKLAFTFSFTYETISLTEGRMLQWDKGWDIPDAIGQDPCGMLQKAIDRLGLRVTAVALTSDSVSTLAAEAYACGGSVSPLAGIIFGTGTNAAYTEKLENITKLRGAHQGRGNDKDVMVINSEWGGWYDEHPEMLPCTIHDKTLDETSTNPNEQLFEKRVSGMYLAELTRLAILKASEDGALTCTFEGSSTLHKPYALSGPFLSSLANDCSDSLQASIVCIEQTLDAEGVSQADAHMVRSLTKAIVRRAARLSGAAIAALIIQSGRLRNITKPSDILFRANELGHKRSRGFISSLMSYAKILLCWPRDVEEVFSYSSSNRTDSLVPENEMIVIGVDGSLFEFYPTFEAEIREALRDVPDIGLAGEARVRFRLTRDGSSLGAALVAHAGL
- a CDS encoding fungal transcriptional regulatory protein (similar to Cordyceps militaris CM01 XP_006673517.1) codes for the protein MVPASLPLGELQSSDVTRDLLQRVKAIEDHLGLSSVPKQVSQEPKVGEIVEPWYDDEPLDKLWEASAVLERCVPGPRDGPHWRRSNIRHLWKTFHDKMPGLHFLPSKQKFSSPGPILLAAMLYCSSVRGAPEHAAIAPGYFTILCCAISQLSIPCSEIGLPLTSLEGAEEYAFQVVLGLVLAGLLNEGNIRETGIWISIAYRLVLEHCPPQVDERYCDWRRLFNGVQIVDLEHASLHLSSPVIPIEPPLAVLQVSHRDQLYRLSRMMHTGLSHFSGRGLPTIWSCFSGDVTDATSSPDPFSPVDAAVIRDWARNLDDWLVEFTKTGDDLDSQRKTVFRQYVLHRLVVLSIYHPAKGCNLRSSSISLNEQHELLVSARATLKLHYNDKSIWSNWDLVIISWAALIVIHGIEAGVGESDDLRNIRVHLDMLQDTNEPIPNLRTKLAAILEQNIQRLHTPSPSATNHMPMQPLNSGMNLDYSWQIFDQAIMSEVMDPFWLRTAEIQHNIQ
- a CDS encoding glycosylhydrolase family 76-2 protein (similar to Neurospora crassa OR74A XP_961253.2); the encoded protein is MAPGFSVAVSPFSLNSNDEIKQSASTLAWDLMQYYKGNLSGQTPGILPGPPPAGPYYWWEAGAMWGTLIDYWAWTGDPSYNDDIMQAMQWQVGPNDAYMPPNVTASLGNDDQGFWGMSAMSAAEMIFPNPPSDKPQWLALAQAVFNTQASPDRHDKTCGGGLRWQIPFANNGYNYKASIANGCFLNLGARLYRYTGNSTFSDWVNKTWNWMESVGFLNNETYAIYDGANVDDNCTDINKAEFSYNNGVFALGAAYMYNATKDQVWEDRVTKLVDYGLKTFFPDGIAVEIACENAGTCTTDMITYKGFLHRWYSYITLLAPFTAQTINPVLKTSATAAIKQCTGGTNGRQCGFKWASGKYDGQTGAGQEMSVLAAVSSQLAHVAAKAPATAESGGISKGNANAGSGADDFQLNVHPVTVGDKVGASVVTLLILGGAGAVFGFMTISK